The Schistocerca piceifrons isolate TAMUIC-IGC-003096 chromosome 5, iqSchPice1.1, whole genome shotgun sequence genome has a segment encoding these proteins:
- the LOC124798790 gene encoding uncharacterized protein LOC124798790 produces MGDSLTEEEILRLLEESGSEIDDDGFQTENSSSEIDGNNEWSENENEPSDVLEECEAPIQKGRGRIQQQQSQNNVVEWVNDDVLQQFPLFEGVSNVLAPLSAESTEFDCWSVFIDANVIKNIKTETNRYAAATISKLRMQNKITSRSLWANWSAVKLHEMYQFFAIIIHMCLVHKPNITDYWSNDLMLDSSLPAKIMKRDRFRSIYFMLHVNNNDNYVRRGQPNHDPIHKI; encoded by the exons ATGGGGGACAGTTTGACTGAAGAGGAAATTCTGAGGCTGCTGGAAGAATCTGGATCTGAAATTGACGATGATGGATTTCAAACTGAAAATAGTTCTTCTGAAATAGATG GTAACAACGAGTGGTCCGAAAATGAAAATGAGCCATCAGACGTATTAGAAGAGTGTGAAGCTCCCATTCAAAAAGGCAGAGGCAGAATACAACAACAGCAGTCCCAAAACAACGTTGTTGAATGGGTAAATgacgatgtcctacaacaattCCCGCTCTTTGAAGGCGTAAGTAATGTCCTGGCACCTTTGAGCGCCGAAAGCACTGAATTTGACTGTTGGAGCGTCTTTATTGACGCAAATGTCATCAAAAATATAAAGACAGAAACAAACCGCTACGCTGCAGCAACAATTTCCAAATTGCGgatgcaaaataaaataacttccagGTCGCTTTGGGCCAATTGGTCTGCTGTGAAGCTACATGAGATGTatcagttttttgctataattattcACATGTGCCTTGTACACAAACCAAATATTACGGACTATTGGAGCAATGACCTAATGCTAGATTCCTCCTTACCTGCAAAAATCATGAAAAGAGACAGATTTAGGTCAATTTACTTTATGCTTCACGTAAATAACAACGACAATTATGTACGAAGGGGTCAACCAAACCATGATCCTATACACAAAATCTGA
- the LOC124798791 gene encoding piggyBac transposable element-derived protein 4-like, with the protein MDRFYTSVKLFEKLFDEGTSAVGTVMRNRRGLPQEFKQNKLRRGEIVFKRKNSVLALHWKDTRDVFALSTKHRMTSSVTKTKSKAGMVEKLKPDLILDYNKNKTGVDHGDQLVTYYYFQRRTMKWWKKVFFHVFMMCLVNSYILYKKLRPVSHKRTSLFTFMVNLGKQILEKSGEVFNENEKQGPAANRLTARHFPTHVPSTTSKKYASRYCIVCSEKGARSTGKRVRRETRWWCEECNVGLCLPDCFKQYHTKTNFTQ; encoded by the coding sequence ATGGACCGCTTTTATACttctgtaaaattatttgaaaagttgTTTGATGAGGGCACATCTGCTGTTGGCACAGTAATGAGAAACAGAAGAGGCCTACCACAGGAATTCAAACAGAATAAACTAAGAAGAGGTGAAATcgtattcaagagaaaaaattccGTGCTAGCACTTCACTGGAAAGATACTAGGGATGTGTTTGCCCTTTCTACCAAGCATAGAATGACAAGTAGTGTTACTAAGACAAAATCCAAGGCTGGAATGGTAGAAAAACTGAAGCCTGATCTCATACttgattataataaaaataaaactggtgtTGATCATGGAGATCAGCTGGTGACCTACTATTATTTTCAACGACGAACAATGAAATGGTGGAAAAAGgtattttttcatgtatttatgaTGTGCTTGGTCAATTCTTACATTCTGTACAAGAAACTTCGGCCTGTCTCTCACAAACGAACCAGCTTGTTTACTTTTATGGTGAACCTGGGaaaacaaatactggagaaatccgGTGAAGTTTTCAACGAAAATGAAAAGCAGGGTCCAGCAGCAAACAGGCTAACAGCAAGGCATTTCCCCACtcacgtcccatcgacaacaagcAAGAAATATGCATCAAGATATTGCATTGTTTGCTCTGAGAAGGGCGCACGGAGTACTGGCAAACGAGTGAGAAGGGAGACGAGATGGTGGTGTGAAGAATGTAATGTAGGATTGTGTCTACCTGACTGTTTCAAGCAATATCACACAAAGACAAATTTTACTCAATGA
- the LOC124798789 gene encoding piggyBac transposable element-derived protein 2-like: MRTYVPSKPNPLGLKNFILASSDGLVLDFAIYTGKGTIPDSDQKEHGLGAGILKLLARTIRNKYNHVIYSDRFFTSSKSVQLLLDRNIFQTGTVMANRIKEVASKFKRDQELQRGQWDEYVREDQEICALKWKDNKSVTLLSSCIGSEPEGTCKRWCNTDKAKVSVKQPAIIKSYNRNMGGIDLCDRYMAYYRSNIRTKKWTVRVFNHFTDLAIINSWIMYKRCCQKEGIPKQKWMSLKLQNSLVPRLGKVFKNCRLTGTVERNFSECDTGVCQQF, translated from the coding sequence ATGCGAACGTATGTACCTTCCAAACCTAATCCACTTggcctcaaaaattttattttagcgTCATCAGATGGACTTGTCCTTGATTTTGCTATATACACTGGCAAAGGAACAATTCCTGACAGCGATCAAAAAGAACATGGCCTGGGAGCGGGTATACTCAAACTACTGGCTAGAACTATACGCAATAAATACAATCATGTAATTTACAGTGACAGATTTTTCACCAGTTCAAAATCTGTTCAGCTTTTACTAGACAGGAATATATTTCAGACAGGAACTGTGATGGCCAATAGAATAAAGGAAGTAGCTTCTAAGTTCAAGAGAGATCAGGAGCTGCAGCGGGGGCAATGGGATGAGTACGTAAGGGAGGACCAGGAAATTTGTGCCCTCAAATGGAAGGACAATAAATCCGTCACTTTGTTATCCTCATGCATAGGGAGCGAACCAGAGGGTACCTGCAAACGATGGTGTAATACAGATAAAGCAAAGGTTAGTGTCAAACAACCAGCCATCATCAAAAGCTATAATCGCAATATGGGTGGCATTGATCTTTGTGATAGATACATGGCATACTATAGGTCAAACATCAGAACAAAAAAGTGGACTGTCAGAGTATTCAACCACTTCACTGATTTAGCCATAATTAATTCATGGATTATGTACAAAAGgtgttgtcaaaaagaagggatACCAAAACAAAAGTGGATGTCTCTCAAACTTCAGAATTCACTTGTCCCACGACTTGGTAAAGTCTTCAAAAATTGTAGACTCACTGGAACTGTCGAAAGAAATTTCTCCGAGTGTGACACAGGAGTATGTCAGCAGTTCTGA